In Barnesiella propionica, the sequence ATATATATTAAATTATGTTTTTACATAGTACCGTTTATTGCAAGAGATGTGGTATGTTTTGTGTTTATTAAGTATTATTTGTTTATAATTATTATATATTGAATAATATTGTATGTAAGCTATTTCTGAAAGATGATTTTTGCACATATGTCATTGAGTTTTGAGTATTATAGTTTTGAAGGGGATATTCGATGATATCATAAGCTTGCCATTTGCTCGTTTAGTCGTTGTAATGAAGAGCGATACCGAAATTTGTGATGTGAATTTTATTAGTATAATTAACATATAAAAAATATAATGGATTGAAAATGAAAAAAATAATGAATTGGGGCGAAACAATCGAAAATCTTTTTTGTTATATTTGTAAATGACATTAAAAAAACAATGTTCTATGAAAAGTCTAAATGTTTTATTTGCATTTCTCGGCGGTGCAGCCGTGGGTGCAGCCGTAGGTTTATTATTTGCTCCTGAAAAAGGCTCCGACATGAGAGCTAAAATTTGCAAGATTTTGGACGAGAAAGGTATCCATCTCAAAAAACATGATATGGAAGAATTGATCGACCAGATTACTGAAGAGGTTAAATCACAGAAAGTCATTAAGTAAATGACCTGATGATGAATCTTCCGGAAAATACTGTTAAAAATGTGATTACAGGGTAGAAAACAATAGGAGTTTACCCTATAATGATAGTAACAGGCTTTTCCGGATTTTTTTATGAAATAAATACGCATTAAAATATGTTTGGTTCGAAATTAAATGTCTATCAGAAGTTATTGGAAGAAGGACGTAAATATGTAGAACTGCAGATAGATTATGCCAGGCTTACCGGTACCGAGAAACTTTCGGTAATGGGTTCAACCCTCATTATATTGATTCTTTGTATGATGTTAGGGGCCGGGGCTTTCTTTTATTTTTCTTTTGCAGTAGTATATTTGCTGGCTCCTTATGTCGGTCTGGAATGGAGCTACGCTATAGTCGGCGCATTTTGCCTGTTGCTGGCAGGAATAATTCTTGTTTTTCGTAAACCTATGATTATAAATCCGGTAACGCGTTTTCTTTCACGTTTGTTGCTGGACGAACCTGATAAACCTGAATCATTATGACAAATAAGTGGCAAGGATATGGTATAGATGAGTTGCAGGCCCGTAAGATGCTGGTCAAAGCCCGTGTAGATATGCAGCAAAAAGAACTGCAGGATTCTTATCGGGGAGTAATAGAACCTGTCCAGAATTCCGGTTCCGTTTCAAAATTCATATTGAGTAAGGCAATCGGGAGTATTCCTATCGTTGACGGTGTTTTCTGGGGATTTAGATTGGTATCAAATGTTTTACGAATGGTAAAACGTTTTAGACGTTAATATTTTTGTATAGAGAAAGAAGGGCGGTTGCATTCGGCGAATGTTTCCGCTCTTTTTGTAATAGTTAATCTCTTGAGTGTGAAAAACATTGAGGACTATTGAATTGTTTTCTGTACATATAACTATCTAATAGAAGAATAAAATGTATAGAAAAAGTTTGTTACTATGGATCGTGATGGTATGGCTTGTAGGGTGTACCGATAGATACGAGATAAAAGGGCATATATCAAAATCGGCAGACGGTGAATTCGTCATTCTCCAAAAACAGGTGGATGAGCAATTTGTACTGGTAGATAGTACCAAAGTTAAAAACGGTGCTTTTGTATTTAAAGGAGAACAGCCTGAGCCCACTATGGCGGTTTTATCGCTGGGAGGCGAACGGGAATTACCTGTCATGCCTTTGCTCTTTGTTTTACAGAACGGGTCTATTGCTGTAACTATGGATAGTGTTTCTTCGGCTGCCGGCTTACCTCTGGTCGAACGGTTCCAGACTTATCAGGATGAACGTATGGGGCATGACAAGCGTATGCAGGATCTTACGAATGTATATATGGGGGGAGTTATAGCCGGTACATTGACCGACAGTCTTTTTAATAAAATGAAAGGACAGTTTGAAACGGAGAAAACCGAAGTGGAGACTCTTACAAAAGAATATATCCTGGACAATGAATCCAATATTACGGGGGTATATGTCTTTATTCAGAACAGTTATCTTTTTTCTCCTTCGGAGCAGAGAAATATTATTGATCATTCACCTGATTTTTTCCGGTATAATAAATCGGTGACGACAGTAACTAAGATGCTTGAACGTTTGAAAAACGTGGAGGACGGTATGCCGTTTATCGATTTGAAGATGTCTACTCCTACGGGGAAGGATGTAAGTTTGTCCGATTATGTAGGCAAAGGCAAATATGTGTTAATAGATTTCTGGGCTTCCTGGTGTCCTCCGTGCCGTAAACAGACTCCCGAACTTTTAGCTTTGTATAACAGGTTTAAGTCTAAAAATTTTACTATCGTGGGGGTATCATTCGATACCGATAAAAAGGAATGGGTTAATTATATAAGAGAAAATAAACTGCCGTGGCCTCAGATGAGCGATATGAAAGGGTGGGATTCGGATGCGATAATGCTGTATGCGATTCAAGGCATTCCCCATACGGTGCTGGTTGATCCGCAAGGTAAAATTCTTTCTACTAATATGGAGTTGCCTCAGCTTTCCGCCAGATTAGCCGAGTATCTGAAATAGGAAATATTTTTATAAAACAAAGGCATGCAAAAGTCCTGCATGCCTTTGTTTTTGTATTATAAAAGAGAAAAAGAGATAAGTTCTTTCCGATATTCCGAAAATATTTAGTTTTTTTGTACACTATTGCCGGAGTTGTTTTCTTGCAAAATAAAAAAACGGAATAAAAATGATAAAAAGGTTTTTTCTCATGACCCTTTTCATAGGGATATGCACAGTTTATGTATCGGCGAAGGACGAAACAGAATACCGTAAAGAATTATATGATTTGTATATCAGTGGTAAGATGGCTGACTGGCAACCTGTTTTAAGCGAAATGCTCGTGGATAAATCGGTGTCATCCAAGGAGGCCCGTATACGCTTGTTGACCGATTATTACGGTCTTATCGGGCATCTGATAGATAAGAAACGTAAAGAGGAAGCCTCTGTCGCATTAAAATCGGCCTGGAAACTGGAGAAGGCCTTAGAGAATAGTTATCCCGGAGATGCGAAAATACTGGCATTGAAAGGAAACCTTGTAGGTTTTCAAATAGCAATGTCTCCTCTAAAGGCTACGACTATGGCTTCCGGAATGCTGGGAGATGTAAAAAAAGCCTATGCAAAAGCTCCCGGTGATGCGTTGGTAAATATTCTTTACGGGAATATCCGGTTCTATATGCCGGGTATGTTTGGCGGTGATAAGACGGAGGCTTTATCTTGTTATAAAAAAGCTCGCAAGACTATGGAGTCAGATTCCTCAGCCTTAAAAAATAACTGGCTGTATGTGCAGTTGCTGGTTACTATCGGGCTGGTATACGAAAAAGACGAGCAGTATGCCAAGGCAAAGGAGATGTATGCATGGGTTATAAAACATTATCCGGCTTATGCTTATGTAAAAGAAACATTATACCCGAGGGTGAAAGATAAGTGACGATTTAAAGCCCGAGAAGTTGCAAGGCTTTGATATTATATGTTTCTTTGTAGGAAATACAAGATGAAATATAATATGAATGATTATACGCAGGTAAAATTGGCTGTTATCCCTTATAGTGAGACAGCTACGGATATATTGGCCGCTCTATTGGCAGAGATAGGCTATGAAAGTTTTGTTCCGGATGAAAACGGTCTTACGGCTTTTGTTCCTCAGCCTTTATATGACGAAGGTTCTCTTCGGGGCGTTATAGAAGCGTTTCCGATGGAAGCTAAAATCGATTATAAATCGGAATTTGTAGCCGGTCGTGACTGGAATGAAGAGTGGGAGAAAAATTATTTTAAGCCTATAGTAATAGGAGATGAATGTGTGATCCACAGTACATTTCATACCGATGTACCAAAGGCTCGTTATGATATCCTGATCGATCCGAAGATGGCATTCGGAACAGGCCACCATGAAACGACGAGTCTTATTATAGGTGAAATATTAAAAGCAGACCTGAAAGGGAAAAAGATACTGGATATGGGATGCGGTACGGCAGTACTGGCTATACTGGCTGTAATGAAAGGAGCATCCGATGCTACTGCTATAGATATCGACGCATTTGCTTATGAAAACGCTTTGGAAAATATAAGATTGAACCATACTCCCGGTATTAAAGTCTTATTGGGAGGAGCCGAAATATTAGGAGAAGATAACTATGATGTTATTTTTGCAAATATCAACAGGAATATTTTATTAGCTGATATTTGTGCTTATGCAAAATGTATGCATCATGGATCTTTTTTGTACATGAGCGGCTTTTATGTAGAAGACATCCCTGTTATACGTGAAGAGGCCCGAAAATACGGTTTAGAATTTTTGGGATATGAGGAAAAAAACCGTTGGGTCGCAGTGGAATTTAAAATGTTGTAACCCGATTTGTGAAAATAATTGACCGGATGTTATATCCGGTCTTATCTTTATTTATACTTTATGATCTCGCCCGGTTATAGTAAAGAGAGTAAATATAAACATATCTGTAACGAAATTCAAAAACTCGTTCGTTACTCCCTATCTCCGTATGAATTGAGACGCTCAGTCGTAGAGATGTTAGCCGGGGAAATGAATTTCCTGTGGGTAGGCTTCTATTGGGTAAAAGGTGAACATCTTTTTTTGGATGTGTATAAAGGACCGGATGCGTGTGAAAGGATTGCATACGGTAAAGGTGTATGCGGGACTGCCTGGAAAAGGGCTGAAAGTTTAAATGTCCCTGATGTGGATGCTTTTCCGGGACATATATCCTGTAGTTCTTTATCCCGGTCCGAGGCTGTGATACCTGTATTTCAAGAGGGCGAGGTGGTAGGTGTGTTGGATATAGATAGTGAATGCACTGCATATTTTGATGATACGGACATGTGCGGCTTACAAAAAATCATAAGATTGATAACGGCTGGAGCGGCCTGAGACAAATGGTTTGATTTATGTGATTTTGTCCTGTTGGTGTTTTTATATTTTGTTTTTTAGTTTTGTTCTGTTTCTTATGAACCTCCGATAATTAAAGCTGTTGACGAACGAGTGCTGTTGATGTATAAAAAGTTTCATAATGAAATTATAGAATATATTTTATTTATTC encodes:
- the prmA gene encoding 50S ribosomal protein L11 methyltransferase produces the protein MNDYTQVKLAVIPYSETATDILAALLAEIGYESFVPDENGLTAFVPQPLYDEGSLRGVIEAFPMEAKIDYKSEFVAGRDWNEEWEKNYFKPIVIGDECVIHSTFHTDVPKARYDILIDPKMAFGTGHHETTSLIIGEILKADLKGKKILDMGCGTAVLAILAVMKGASDATAIDIDAFAYENALENIRLNHTPGIKVLLGGAEILGEDNYDVIFANINRNILLADICAYAKCMHHGSFLYMSGFYVEDIPVIREEARKYGLEFLGYEEKNRWVAVEFKML
- a CDS encoding GAF domain-containing protein; translation: MISPGYSKESKYKHICNEIQKLVRYSLSPYELRRSVVEMLAGEMNFLWVGFYWVKGEHLFLDVYKGPDACERIAYGKGVCGTAWKRAESLNVPDVDAFPGHISCSSLSRSEAVIPVFQEGEVVGVLDIDSECTAYFDDTDMCGLQKIIRLITAGAA
- a CDS encoding TlpA disulfide reductase family protein, with translation MYRKSLLLWIVMVWLVGCTDRYEIKGHISKSADGEFVILQKQVDEQFVLVDSTKVKNGAFVFKGEQPEPTMAVLSLGGERELPVMPLLFVLQNGSIAVTMDSVSSAAGLPLVERFQTYQDERMGHDKRMQDLTNVYMGGVIAGTLTDSLFNKMKGQFETEKTEVETLTKEYILDNESNITGVYVFIQNSYLFSPSEQRNIIDHSPDFFRYNKSVTTVTKMLERLKNVEDGMPFIDLKMSTPTGKDVSLSDYVGKGKYVLIDFWASWCPPCRKQTPELLALYNRFKSKNFTIVGVSFDTDKKEWVNYIRENKLPWPQMSDMKGWDSDAIMLYAIQGIPHTVLVDPQGKILSTNMELPQLSARLAEYLK
- a CDS encoding phage holin family protein; protein product: MFGSKLNVYQKLLEEGRKYVELQIDYARLTGTEKLSVMGSTLIILILCMMLGAGAFFYFSFAVVYLLAPYVGLEWSYAIVGAFCLLLAGIILVFRKPMIINPVTRFLSRLLLDEPDKPESL
- a CDS encoding tetratricopeptide repeat protein; its protein translation is MIKRFFLMTLFIGICTVYVSAKDETEYRKELYDLYISGKMADWQPVLSEMLVDKSVSSKEARIRLLTDYYGLIGHLIDKKRKEEASVALKSAWKLEKALENSYPGDAKILALKGNLVGFQIAMSPLKATTMASGMLGDVKKAYAKAPGDALVNILYGNIRFYMPGMFGGDKTEALSCYKKARKTMESDSSALKNNWLYVQLLVTIGLVYEKDEQYAKAKEMYAWVIKHYPAYAYVKETLYPRVKDK
- a CDS encoding YtxH domain-containing protein, whose protein sequence is MKSLNVLFAFLGGAAVGAAVGLLFAPEKGSDMRAKICKILDEKGIHLKKHDMEELIDQITEEVKSQKVIK